A stretch of the Chanos chanos chromosome 1, fChaCha1.1, whole genome shotgun sequence genome encodes the following:
- the dera gene encoding deoxyribose-phosphate aldolase isoform X1: MSARNPGIDLDLEWVSKVKVNTQAVLKRAQQIQGRKVGKKQWQAAWLLKAVTCIDLTTLAGDDTPSNVHRLCLKATQPVRHDLLKSMDMHDKGITTAAVCVYPSRVADAVKSLKAANSSLPVASVATGFPAGQTPLRTRLEEVRMAVEDGATEIDIVINRTMAITGQWAALYDEIRQFREACGDAHMKTILAVGELGTFTNVYKASLVSMMAGSDFIKTSTGKESVNATYPVAIVMVRAIRDYYLRTGHKVGFKPAGGIRTAQESLVWLALMKEELGNEWLSPHLFRLGASSLLADIERQIYHFVTGRYAAYHELPMA, translated from the exons ATGTCCGCTCGAAATCCGGGAATAGATTTAG ACTTAGAGTGGGTGTCAAAGGTCAAAGTGAACACTCAGGCAGTCCTGAAAAGAGCTCAGCAGATCCAGGGACGCAAGgttggaaaaaaacaatggcAG GCGGCTTGGCTGCTTAAGGCAGTCACATGCATTGATCTGACCACCCTTGCTGGTGATGACACACCATCTAATGTCCATCGACTTTGCCTTAAAGCCACGCAACCCGTTCGACATGACCTGCTCAAGAGCATGGACATGCATGATAAAG GTATCAcaactgctgctgtgtgtgtttacccatCACGTGTGGCGGATGCTGTGAAGTCTCTGAAGGCAGCCAACAGCAGCTTACCAGTTGCTTCAG TGGCCACTGGTTTCCCTGCTGGTCAAACCCCACTGAGGACTCGCTTGGAGGAGGTCCGAATGGCAGTAGAGGATGGAGCCACAGAGATCGACATCGTCATCAACCGTACAATGGCCATTACAGGACAATGGGCAG CACTGTATGACGAGATAAGACAATTCAGGGAGGCGTGTGGAGATGCCCATATGAAGACGATTTTGGCTGTAGGAGAATTGGGCACATTCACCAACGTCTACAAGGCCAGCCTGGTGTCCATGATGGCAG GATCTGATTTCATCAAAACTTCAACGGGCAAAGAGTCTGTCAATGCCACCTACCCTGTTGCCATAGTAATGGTGAGAGCCATCCGTGACTATTATCTGAGGACAGGTCATAAG GTGGGGTTTAAGCCTGCAGGAGGCATTCGCACAGCTCAGGAGTCACTTGTGTGGCTTGCCTTGATGAAGGAGGAACTCGGGAATGAATGGCTCAGCCCTCATCTCTTCCGTCTGGGAGCTAGCAGCTTGCTTGCAGACATTGAACGTCAG ATCTACCACTTTGTGACTGGACGTTACGCAGCCTATCATGAGTTGCCAATGGCATGA
- the dera gene encoding deoxyribose-phosphate aldolase isoform X2, which translates to MSARNPGIDLDLEWVSKVKVNTQAVLKRAQQIQGRKVGKKQWQAAWLLKAVTCIDLTTLAGDDTPSNVHRLCLKATQPVRHDLLKSMDMHDKGITTAAVCVYPSRVADAVKSLKAANSSLPVASVATGFPAGQTPLRTRLEEVRMAVEDGATEIDIVINRTMAITGQWAGSDFIKTSTGKESVNATYPVAIVMVRAIRDYYLRTGHKVGFKPAGGIRTAQESLVWLALMKEELGNEWLSPHLFRLGASSLLADIERQIYHFVTGRYAAYHELPMA; encoded by the exons ATGTCCGCTCGAAATCCGGGAATAGATTTAG ACTTAGAGTGGGTGTCAAAGGTCAAAGTGAACACTCAGGCAGTCCTGAAAAGAGCTCAGCAGATCCAGGGACGCAAGgttggaaaaaaacaatggcAG GCGGCTTGGCTGCTTAAGGCAGTCACATGCATTGATCTGACCACCCTTGCTGGTGATGACACACCATCTAATGTCCATCGACTTTGCCTTAAAGCCACGCAACCCGTTCGACATGACCTGCTCAAGAGCATGGACATGCATGATAAAG GTATCAcaactgctgctgtgtgtgtttacccatCACGTGTGGCGGATGCTGTGAAGTCTCTGAAGGCAGCCAACAGCAGCTTACCAGTTGCTTCAG TGGCCACTGGTTTCCCTGCTGGTCAAACCCCACTGAGGACTCGCTTGGAGGAGGTCCGAATGGCAGTAGAGGATGGAGCCACAGAGATCGACATCGTCATCAACCGTACAATGGCCATTACAGGACAATGGGCAG GATCTGATTTCATCAAAACTTCAACGGGCAAAGAGTCTGTCAATGCCACCTACCCTGTTGCCATAGTAATGGTGAGAGCCATCCGTGACTATTATCTGAGGACAGGTCATAAG GTGGGGTTTAAGCCTGCAGGAGGCATTCGCACAGCTCAGGAGTCACTTGTGTGGCTTGCCTTGATGAAGGAGGAACTCGGGAATGAATGGCTCAGCCCTCATCTCTTCCGTCTGGGAGCTAGCAGCTTGCTTGCAGACATTGAACGTCAG ATCTACCACTTTGTGACTGGACGTTACGCAGCCTATCATGAGTTGCCAATGGCATGA